The Sinomonas sp. P10A9 genome contains the following window.
GGCCGATTATCGCCGAGGTTCGGAAGAGGTTCGAGGTTTCGGTCGCGGAGGTCGGGGACCTGGACCTGCACAGGCGGGCCCGCATCGGCGCGGTCGTGGTGAGCCCGGACCGAGCGCACGCGCTCGAGGTGGTCGACGCCGTCGAACGCCTCCTGGCGGGCCGGCCCGAGGTCGAGCTGCTCAGCGCGCGGCGCCGGGACCTGCACAGTGAGGACTGATGCGCGTCAGCGCACGAAGAGCATGACCACGTGAAGCGCGCTCAGCGCCACGCCCCCGATCGCCATCGCCGAGATGCGTGCGGCTCGGAACCTCGAGCGGGCGAACGATCCCCACGCGCCGAACACCGAGCCGAGGAGAGGCGGTGCCGCGAGGAACGCGCCGATCCACGGCACGAATCCCAGAGTGAGCGCGAGGAGACCCAGCCCCAGGGAAATCCCGCCGAGAGCCGTCGCGAGCCGGGAGACGGGCTTGTACGGGCGGGGCCCGCGCTGCCGTGTCGGAGCCACGGCCGACGGCGCCGACTCACCCCTGCGGACGAGCTCACCTCTGCGCTGTTCGGCTGCGCCGGGCGTGCCGGCCAGCGGGACGCCGTCGGGCCAGTAGGCGCTCGGGTCTCGGTAGGGGTTCCTCCGTGGGGCGTGGCCGGGTGTGCTCACCGTTCGATTATGCCCGCTCAGCCCCGCGACTACTCTCGGGGTTCACCCTGAGCGGACCCTGAAACGCGCGGGGTACGCAGGGATTTCGGAACGTGCCGGGGAGAATCGGGAACATGGCATCAGAGGAAGGCACCGACGGGGTCCGCGTCGCGAACGCACCGACACACAGGCGCGCGAGCGTGCACCTCCTCGTCGCACTGCTTGCCCTGGCACTGATCGTGGTCGGCTTCTACGCGGTCAGGACGCTCACGCTCTTCGTTTCGCCGATGCTGTTCCTCGCCGCGGTCTTCCTCGAGGCGGTCGCCGTCATCATCTTTGTCTTCGCGGTCGTGAGGGCGCTGACCCTGCCGGGGAAGGTGCTGCGCTCCCTCGGGACATCAGCCTGGGAGGGCCTCGCCTCGAACGCCTACGTGGTCAGACAGCGGACGAGCGATGCGGCCGGGATGAGATGGCTCCGCGGCCGATTCAGACGGGACAGCCCTGCCGGGATCTGGCTGACGGGCACCGTGGCGATCGCCGCGTGGCCTCTCGTGAGCTTCCTGGGGGTAGCGTTCACCGTTGCCACCGGTGGGGCGCTGACCCGGGTCGACGAGCGGATCGCGAACCTCATGCCAGCAGTTCGCACCCCAGGGGAAACCGCCTTCTTCACCGCCGCGACGATGCTTGTGAACTGGCAGGCCCTCACCTTCCTGACCCTCGCCGCCGCGGCCATGCTGTGGTGGGAACGACGGCGGTTCCTGGCCGTGGTCGTCGTCGGCGCCGTCGTGGGACAGGAACTGCTCGCGACGGTGGTCAAGCTGCTCGTCGGCAGGCACAGGCCGGACGCCTCGCTGGCCCTGCTCGACGTGGGCACCCTCGGCTTCCCGAGCGGACATGCCGTGCGCGTTACCGTGGTCTACGGGCTCCTTGCCTACCTGCTGGTCAAGGCCTATCGCACCACGGTGGCGCGCACCCTAGTCGTGGCGGGGTACCTCGTGGTGGTGCTTCTCGTCGCGATGAGCCGCGTGTACTTGGGGGTGCATTTCGTGAGCGACGTGTGGGGCGGCGTGCTGCTCGGTGCTGCATTCCTGACCGCGGTCGTCGGCTTCCTCGAGATCGCGGCGCGGTTCCCCATCGTCCGCCACGAACGGCGAGCGGGCAGCGCGGGGCGGGCGTTCGCCGTCGTGCCGGCGATCGGGATCGTCTTCGCGGTTGTGACCGCGCCGCTGCTGATCCACCCGCACGAGCACCCCGGGGAGCCGACCAGCCAACAGCTGCCTGCCCTGGACGCGGCGTCCTTCTCCAGACTGCCGCTCTACAGCGAGACGCTCACCGGCGACCACATGGAACCGGCCAACTTCATCTTCGTGGGCACCGAGGACCAGCTCGTCGGGGCCTTCGAAGGCGCCGGGTGGGCCCGTGCCGACCGGTCGACGTTCGCCAACACGCTTCAGGCGTTTGCGGTGGGGATCCAGGGCGGCCAGTACGCCTCGGCCCCAGTGACGCCCGCGTTCATGGCGGGCGAGCCGGAGACGGTTGCGTTCCAGAAGGCGACGGCCTCGAACTCGTTGCGCCAGCGGCACCACACCCGCATCTGGCGCACCGACTACGCCGCCCCTGGCGGTCGTCCGATCTGGGAGGCCACGGCGAGCTTCGACGACGGGATTGAGTTCGCCGGGGCGGCCAAGGTGCCAACCCACCACATCGACCCGAACATCGACGCCGAGCGGGCTTTCATCATCGGCACGCTCGGGTATCCCGAGCGGCTCGTGCCGCTCACGCACCCCCAGATGGGGCACAACGGCAGCGGCGATGAGTTCTTCACGGACGGGAAGGCGCAGCTCGTCGTCCTGCGGTGAACCTGCAGGGTCAGACGGTCCGGGCGAGCTTCGACGCCTCCCAGGCAAATCCGTCGGGATCCGTCACCGCGCGGGCGCTGCCGGTGATCGCGAGGCGGTGGGAGCCGGTCCCCTCAGGGGCCACCCCAGCGTCCTTGGCCAGCGCGCGACGGCGGTAGAGGGCCAGCTTGACCGGGCCGTCCGCCGCGAACTCGACGTACATGCGGCCGAAGGCCTTGGCCACGGTGAGCCCGCGATCCGTGTAGAACCTCCTGCTGGCGGCCACGTCGGCAACGCCCAGCAGCAGAACGACCTCGTCGGTCTGCCGCTGTGCCGGGCCCGAGTCCTTCTTCTCGGACGTGGCAACCTTCCAGATGGTCCCGTCCGGGGCCTGGATCACGCCGCCGTAGCCCCAGAGTGACTTGGACGCGGGCTTGAGGGCTGCCGCTCCGCCGGCGAGGGCGGCGTCGAGGAGGAGATCTGCGTTGGCGGGCTGGGACACCACAAAGGATAGGGTGAATCCCCGGAAGCCGTTCGTGGCCTGCTGCGATTCGCGCAGCCGCACATGGGCGGCCAGGTCCAGGCCAAACGCGCCGGTGTAGAAGTTCCGGGCGGCCGCGAGGTCCGCCACTTCGAGGGTGATTGAGTCGATGATGCCCATGGTCTTCACGCTATCCGCGGCGCGCTGAGCGCCGCTTCTCGATTCCTGACCGGTCTGCAGACCGGTTCGTCGCGGCGCAACGCCGCGTATTCTTCCGGGGACATCCCGTAGGCGAGCGCGAACTCGCCGGCGAGCTGGGCCGCCGGTACGCCGGCCGCGCGGGCGAGCGCGGCGGTGTCGAGGTGGCATGCGCAGTTCCCGCCGCTCCGCGCGGCGTTTCGGTCGATCAGGTCGCGGACGCGTCGCACCCGCGCGAGGTCGCACGGGTACGGCACGGGTGCGTGCACCGGGCCCCAGGCGGGATGGCACATCAGCGAATCTCTTGGACGCGGATCTGGTTGCCCGCCGGGTCGCGGAACGCACAGTCGCGCAGGCCGTAGGGCTGCAGGGTCGGTTCCTGGATCACCTCGGCGTCGGTGGCCTGGACCTTCTCGAAGACCTCGTCGATGTTGGGGGTGGCCAGCAGGATCCAGCCGTAGGTGCCCTTGGCCATCATCTCGGAGATGGTGCGGCGCTCGTCGTCGGTGATCCCGGGATCGATGGCCGGCGGGGCCAGAAGGATCGATGTGCTGGGCTGGCCGACGGGCCCGACAGTGATCCATCGCATGGTGCCCTTGCCGACGTCCTGACGGACCTCGAAGCCGAGCACGTCGCGGTAGAAGGCCACCGAGGCTTCGGGATCAACATGGGGGAGTGCGCTTGCGTGAATGGTGAGTTCCATGCCTTCACGCTAGAGCGTGCGGGCAGGCCACGCTTCTCGATTCCTGATCGGTCTCGTGACCTGCTTGGCGATGCACGGCAGCATGCCTTCGGTGATGTCCGCGCCGTGGTCTCGGTAGGTGCTGGGAGGGACCCCCACGAGCTCCGCGAACCGGGTGCTGAACGTGCCCAGCGACGAGAAGCCCACCTCGAAGCACACGTCCGTGACGCTGAGTTCCCCCACCCGTAGCAGGGCCATGGCCCGCTCGATCCGGCGCGTCATGAGGTACTGGTACACCGACTCGCCGTACGCGGTCCTGAACAGCCGGCTCAGGTGCCCCGCAGACATGTGGATGCCCTGGGCGAGTGCCTCGACGTTCAGCGGCAGCGCGTAGTCGCGGTCGATCCGGTCCCGGACGCGCCGCAGGAGGGCGAGGTCTCGCAGGCGGGAATCGGCGGGTGGTTGCGTCACCCCTCGATGCTGGCAAGGGAGCGGCCCCCTGTCGAGACACGGTGCTCAGATACCGGTGAAAGCGTTTCCAGACAAGGGGGATCAACGGAATCCGTCGAGACTGATGACAGGAAACACACTCGCAAACGATGGGGCTGAAAGCCCTTCCAGCGCACGTTCCGGAGGCAGTCTTCCAAACCCTTGTCACGCAAGTGTGACTCGTGTCATAGTTACCCGCGGTGTAAACGTTTTCATAGGAGGTTTCCATGAAGAATCGCCGTATCCCTTCGCGCGACGCGAGAGGACGGGCCGCCGCAGCCGCCGCCGTCGTCCTCGTTGCCGGGCTTCTCGCAGGAGGCGCGACGACGGCGCTCGCCGCCCCGCCGCCGTCGCCGCCCGATCCGGCTACTGGGGCCACCCACTCGTTCCGCACGGCCGCGGGCGCCGAGAATTACTACTTCGTCATGACGGACCGCTTCGCGAATGGCACGAGGGCGAACGATCTGGGCGGGCTCGCAGCCGACCCGATGGTTTCGGGCTTCGATCCGACCAACAAGGGCTTCTACCACGGAGGCGACCTCCAGGGCCTCACGGGCAAGCTCGACTACATCCAGGGCCTGGGCACGAGCGCGATCTGGCTCACCCCGAGCTTCAAGAACAAGGCCGTCCAGCCGCAGGACAAGAGCGCGGGCTACCACGGCTACTGGATCACGGACTTCACGCAGATCGACCCGCACCTCGGCACCAACGCCGAGCTCGGAGACCTCATCACCCAGGCGCACGCGCGCGGCATGAAGGTCTACTTCGACATCATCACGAACCACACCGCGGACGTCATCAAGTACACCGAGGGCGACCGTATGCCCTACGTGAGCAAGACCGTCTCGCCCTACAAGGACGCGTCGGGGAAGACGTTCGACGACGCCGCCGTTGCCGACCAGCCGACCTTCCCCACGATGGATCCCGCGACGTCGTTCCCGTACCACCCGTACGTCTCGCCCGGCGACGAGAATGCCAAGGTCCCCGCATGGCTCAACGACCTGAGCCTGTACCACAACCGCGGAGACTCGACCTTCGCTGGCGAGAGCGCCAACTATGGCGACTTCTCGGGCCTCGACGACCTGTTCACCGAGAACCCGAAGGTCCTCAACGGGTTCATCGACGTCTACAAGAAGTGGATCGGCGACTTCGGCATCGACGGCTTCCGCATCGACACGATGAAGCACGTCAACGACGCGTTCTGGCAGAAGTTCTCGCCCGCGATCCTGGACTACGCGCACTCGGTGGGGAAGAAGGACTTCTTCATGTTCGGCGAGGTCTACGACACCTCGCGGGACTTCACCTCGAAGTTCACGACGTCCGACGGCGTCCAGGCGGTCCTCGACTTCCCGTTCCAGCAGGCGGCGCGCTCGTACGCGTCGGCATCCTCGCCCGCCACGACGCTCCAGAAGCTGTTCCAGGGCGACGACTGGTACACGACGGCGACCTCGAACGTGTACCAGCTGCCCACGTTCCTCGGGAACCACGACATGGGCCGCATCGGCTCCTTCATCAACACCGACAACCCCAAGGCGTCCGACGCCGAGAAGGTGGCGCGCGACCGGCTCGCGAACGAGCTCATGTACTTCTCGCGAGGCAACCCGATCGTCTACTACGGCGACGAGCAGGGCTTCACCGGCACGGGCGGTGACCAGCTTGCCCGCCAGGACATGTTCGCCTCCAAGACGCCCGAGTACCTGGCCGACAGCCTTCTGGGCACGACGGCGACCCACGCCACGGATAACTACGTCACCACCCATCCGCTGTACACCTCAATCGCCGACCTCGCGAAGGTGGTCAAGGACAACCCCGCGCTGCGCTCGGGCGCGCACCAGGACCGCTACGCCGACACGACGGCGGGCGTGTACGCGTTCTCGCGCATCGACGCGACGGCGCAGCGCGAGTACGTCGTGGCGCTGAACAACACTGCGGCTCCGCGTACGGCCGCCGTGCCGACGTACATTGCCCAGCGGCCGTTCACCAAGGTGTTCGGCGCGGGGGCAACGGACCGGCTCGACACGGCCGCGGACAAGACGCTGAACGTGACCGTGCCGCCGTTCTCCGCCGTGGTCTACGAGTCCGACGGGCGCATCCCGGACTCCGCGGCGGCGCCCGTGCCCCAGATCGGAACGCCAGCGGCGACGGGCGGGGACAACACGCGCGTCAACGTCACCGCGGACCTCCCGCACGACTCCTTCTACGAGGTCACGTTCCAGGCCCGGACCCCGGGCGCGCAGGGACCGGCCGGGCAGTGGCAGAACATCGGCACCGACGACACCTACCCGTACCAGGTGTTCCACGCGACCAAGGGCATGACACCGGGCACGCCGCTCGAGTACCGTGCGGTCTCGCTGGACAACACCGGCCACACCGCGACCTCGGCGACCGTCTCCGCCGTCGTGCCTACCCCGGTGGACCCGGACGCGCCGAAGGGCCCCGCGCCGCAGCCGCTCTCGGTGAGCATCGCGGGCGATTACCAGCACCTCGCGGGCTGCACCGGCGACTGGGACCCCGCGTGCCAGGCGACGATGGCACAGTACGACCCGATCGCCTCCGAGTGGCGGCTCACCGTTGACCTGCCGGCTGGGACCTACCAGATCAAGGCTGCGCTCAATGGCTCGTGGAAGGAGAACTACGGGGCTGGCGGCGCGCCGAACGGCGGAAACATCACGCTCAACCATCCTGGCGGGAAGCTCACGTTCACGTATCGGCAGGACACGCATCTGACCACGGTCTCAGAGCACGCGTCACAGCCCTCCGCCGTGTCTGTTCCGGGGACGCTCAACACGGCGATGGGGTGCGCGAGCAACTGGGATCCCGCGTGCACGCAGGCGCAGCTGACGTTCGACGCCGCGCTGGGAGTCTGGCGCGGGACGTACACTCTGGCGGCTGGCAGCTACTCGTTCAAGGCGGCGCTCAACAAGTCCTGGGACGTGAACTACGGCGTGGGGGGCGCGGTCAACGGCCCCAACATCGGCCTCGACCACCCGGGCGGGACGGTCGTGTTCAGCTACAACGACTCGACCCACCTCGTCACGGCCGGCTGGCCCGTGACGCAGCCCGCTTCGGTCAACTTCCCCGGCACGTACCAGCACCCCGTCGGATGCGCGGGGGACTGGGATCCGGCGTGCGCTGCGACGTCCGCGACGTGGGATCCCCGCTCGCAGGGGTGGATCCTTCGGCTTGCCTCACTGCCGGCCGGGTCCTACTCGTTCAAGGTGGCGCTCAACGGGTCCTGGGACACGAACTACGGGATGAACGGGGCCTTGAACGGGTCCAACATCGGCTTCGACCACGCAGGCGGGCCCGTAGCGTTCCGGTATGACCACACGACTCACTTGGTGACGATCGTTCAGTAGGCGGTGGGAGGTACCCCGGGGGCTGTCAGCGGAGGTAGCCCGCTGACAGCCCTCAACCGCGCTCATCCCCCTTGCACCGAACCTGCTCGCGCTCTGGGGAACCTGCCGGGGCGGCTTCGCCGCCCCGGCATTCTAGGAGACGGCGGACTCCGTCACGACCGGAAGGCGCCGGTTGCTGCCTGCCGCACGCGCAGGCTTCCGCACCTCGGAGGTCTTGCGGGCCAGCCAGCTGATGATCGGCGGGGTCACGAGCATCACGATGAGAAGGCGGGTGCTCTGGACGGTCGAAATGGCAGGGAGGTTCGCGTCCATGGAAGCGGCGGTGGCCAGTACGGCGTTGATGCCCCCGGGCGTGGTAGCGAGGTAGGCGTCGACCAGCGGAAGGCCCAACGCTGCCGAGAACGCCCAGGCCAGCCCCCCGCACGCGAGGCAGACGGCCACCGTCCAGAGCAGCACGTGGGGAAACAGCCTGCCGATGCTCCGTACGGAGGCCCAGGTGAACCTCAGGCCCACTTCAAGGCCGACCAGGACGAAGAGGAGGCCGCGCAGTACGCCATCGGGCGCAAAGCCCTGCGCGGTCCCCGTGAACACGAACAGCGCGGTCATGACCATCGGCCCGAGCAGCGCCGGGGCCGGCATCGAGAAGCGCTTGCCGGCCCTGACCCCGAGGATGCAGACGGCGCCCAGCATGAGAAGTCCCGGGAGCTGATGCGCGCCCTGTGAGAGGTGAAGGATTTGATGTGGGTCGTCCCAGAGCGGCGTGCCCCCAGCCCTCGTGCTCCCGTCTGTGTCGGGATGCATCGCGGTCGCGACGACGGGTGCCGTGAACGCCACGAGCGCGACCCGGAAGTATTGCGAGAAGGCGACGAGGCGGGAGTCGGCGCCGAGATCGTCCGCAGCCGCCACGACGGCGGCAGAACCGCCTGGAACGAGGCTCAATGCGCCTTCGGCAAGGCCTGTCCGGCCCCATCTGGCCAGAAGAGCTCCGGCCGCGAGGCACAGGGCGATGGTCAGGACGGTCACTGCCATCATCGGCAACGCCGTGGCACCAACTGACTGCAGGGCGGCCGGGCTGACATAGCTGCCCATGAGAACGCCGATTCCGGCCTGGGAGGCCGTGGCCGCAGGCTTCGGCAGCTGCCGCTTCACTGCCCCTGTGAGGGCGGCAGCAGCACCGACCAGGAGCGCCATCAGCAGATGCGGTGCGGGAAGGCCAACCAGCGAAGCGGCCTCGCCGAGGGCGTAGGCGACTCCTCCCAACCCCAGCCACAGGACGGCGGACGCGACACTATGTCGGCCAAATGGCCCGGCCAACGGCCAGCGCTCTGAGCTTCCTCCACGTGATGTCGCTGCGGGAACATCCACTCCTGGGCTGAACATTGGGTCACCTTCCGTCGACTTCGCGTGCTCCGGACCCACACGACCCTCCGGGCCGGACGTTACCGACGGGGAAATTGAGGAGTAATTCGAGCCTTGGCCGGGGTGAAGGTTCACGGGAGGGTAGTGAGGTTGGCCACTGACCCTGCGATCGCGCAGTGACGGGAGGTGCCCAGCGCCGGACGGGCCCAATGCCCGGGGCGCGCCAGCTGCTAGCGTGGGACCATGGCGCTGCTGGAGACCCTCTGGCCCCTGTTCGGCCTCCACCTCAAGACCCCGCGGCTCGTCCTGCGGCCCCTGCGCGACGAGGACATTCCCCACTACGTCGACGCGGCCGCCTCTGGCATCTACGAGCGAGTGAACGGACACATCCCCTTCCCGACAGCATGGGCGGAATCACCCGAGCTGGGGCCGACCGCGGCGCGCTGGATCTGGGAGAACCGCATCAAGTCGCGTCCCGAGTCATGGACCGTGATGTTCGGTGTCTGGTCGTCGGCGGGGGAGTTCCTTGGCTCCCAGGACGTCGCGGCGAAGAACTTCGCCGCGCTCCGGACGGTGACGACCGGCTCGTGGCTGCGCCGCAGTGACCAGGGCCGAGGGCTGGGGAAGGAGATGCGGGCCGCGGTGCTCCTGTGGTGCTTCGACTCCCTCGGCGCGGAGGTGGCCATGACGAGCACGTTCGAGTGGAATGCCCCATCGATCGGGGTGAGCAGGAGTCTCGGATACGAGCCCAACGGCGAGGCGCGGCTGGAGACCTCCCTCGGCGTCGTCGAGCGCGAGGTGCGGTTCCGCCTCGCCCAAGAGCGATTCCAGCGCCCGCCGTGGGAGCTCAGGGTCGAGGGGCACGAGGCGGCCGCCGCCGCGCTCGGGATCCCAGAGGAACGGGGCGGGCACCCAGCCCGCCTTGACGGCGGCGACGACGACGGCGACGGCGGTGGGCCTCGGATGTCCTGAGGCCCACCGCAGCGGTGTGCCTCAGAGGAGCCCGGCGCGGGTCATGAGGTCCTCGACTTCGGGGCTGTTGAGCGTGCCGGGGTCGATGGCGGGGGACTGGAGGTCGGTGAGTGGCACGAGCTTGGGGTTGGACGGGACGTTGGATCCCACGGTGTACTCGAAGGACTTCCCGTCCGCCAGGACCTGCTGGCCGGCCTTGGAGGTGATGAAGGCGATGAACTTCTGGGCCTGCTCCTGGTGCTTGCTCGACGCAAGGACCGCGCCGCCGGAGACGCTCACAAACGCGCCGGGGTCCTGGTTGCGGAAGTAGTGCAGGGCGACGTTGTTGCTGTTCTCCCCGGTCTGGGCCTGGTCCACGAACGAGTAGTAGTGGTAGAGGATCCCGGCCTCGATGTCGCCCTTGTTCACCGCGGCGAGCACCGGGGTGTCGTCCTGGAAGCTGCGGGCGTTGTCCTTGATGCCCTTGAGCCAGGCCAGGGTCGC
Protein-coding sequences here:
- a CDS encoding DUF503 domain-containing protein, which gives rise to MWIAWIELDLLLGDVHSLKEKRSVVRPIIAEVRKRFEVSVAEVGDLDLHRRARIGAVVVSPDRAHALEVVDAVERLLAGRPEVELLSARRRDLHSED
- a CDS encoding LssY C-terminal domain-containing protein; this translates as MASEEGTDGVRVANAPTHRRASVHLLVALLALALIVVGFYAVRTLTLFVSPMLFLAAVFLEAVAVIIFVFAVVRALTLPGKVLRSLGTSAWEGLASNAYVVRQRTSDAAGMRWLRGRFRRDSPAGIWLTGTVAIAAWPLVSFLGVAFTVATGGALTRVDERIANLMPAVRTPGETAFFTAATMLVNWQALTFLTLAAAAMLWWERRRFLAVVVVGAVVGQELLATVVKLLVGRHRPDASLALLDVGTLGFPSGHAVRVTVVYGLLAYLLVKAYRTTVARTLVVAGYLVVVLLVAMSRVYLGVHFVSDVWGGVLLGAAFLTAVVGFLEIAARFPIVRHERRAGSAGRAFAVVPAIGIVFAVVTAPLLIHPHEHPGEPTSQQLPALDAASFSRLPLYSETLTGDHMEPANFIFVGTEDQLVGAFEGAGWARADRSTFANTLQAFAVGIQGGQYASAPVTPAFMAGEPETVAFQKATASNSLRQRHHTRIWRTDYAAPGGRPIWEATASFDDGIEFAGAAKVPTHHIDPNIDAERAFIIGTLGYPERLVPLTHPQMGHNGSGDEFFTDGKAQLVVLR
- a CDS encoding VOC family protein: MGIIDSITLEVADLAAARNFYTGAFGLDLAAHVRLRESQQATNGFRGFTLSFVVSQPANADLLLDAALAGGAAALKPASKSLWGYGGVIQAPDGTIWKVATSEKKDSGPAQRQTDEVVLLLGVADVAASRRFYTDRGLTVAKAFGRMYVEFAADGPVKLALYRRRALAKDAGVAPEGTGSHRLAITGSARAVTDPDGFAWEASKLARTV
- a CDS encoding VOC family protein; protein product: MELTIHASALPHVDPEASVAFYRDVLGFEVRQDVGKGTMRWITVGPVGQPSTSILLAPPAIDPGITDDERRTISEMMAKGTYGWILLATPNIDEVFEKVQATDAEVIQEPTLQPYGLRDCAFRDPAGNQIRVQEIR
- a CDS encoding helix-turn-helix transcriptional regulator yields the protein MTQPPADSRLRDLALLRRVRDRIDRDYALPLNVEALAQGIHMSAGHLSRLFRTAYGESVYQYLMTRRIERAMALLRVGELSVTDVCFEVGFSSLGTFSTRFAELVGVPPSTYRDHGADITEGMLPCIAKQVTRPIRNREAWPARTL
- a CDS encoding alpha-amylase family glycosyl hydrolase gives rise to the protein MKNRRIPSRDARGRAAAAAAVVLVAGLLAGGATTALAAPPPSPPDPATGATHSFRTAAGAENYYFVMTDRFANGTRANDLGGLAADPMVSGFDPTNKGFYHGGDLQGLTGKLDYIQGLGTSAIWLTPSFKNKAVQPQDKSAGYHGYWITDFTQIDPHLGTNAELGDLITQAHARGMKVYFDIITNHTADVIKYTEGDRMPYVSKTVSPYKDASGKTFDDAAVADQPTFPTMDPATSFPYHPYVSPGDENAKVPAWLNDLSLYHNRGDSTFAGESANYGDFSGLDDLFTENPKVLNGFIDVYKKWIGDFGIDGFRIDTMKHVNDAFWQKFSPAILDYAHSVGKKDFFMFGEVYDTSRDFTSKFTTSDGVQAVLDFPFQQAARSYASASSPATTLQKLFQGDDWYTTATSNVYQLPTFLGNHDMGRIGSFINTDNPKASDAEKVARDRLANELMYFSRGNPIVYYGDEQGFTGTGGDQLARQDMFASKTPEYLADSLLGTTATHATDNYVTTHPLYTSIADLAKVVKDNPALRSGAHQDRYADTTAGVYAFSRIDATAQREYVVALNNTAAPRTAAVPTYIAQRPFTKVFGAGATDRLDTAADKTLNVTVPPFSAVVYESDGRIPDSAAAPVPQIGTPAATGGDNTRVNVTADLPHDSFYEVTFQARTPGAQGPAGQWQNIGTDDTYPYQVFHATKGMTPGTPLEYRAVSLDNTGHTATSATVSAVVPTPVDPDAPKGPAPQPLSVSIAGDYQHLAGCTGDWDPACQATMAQYDPIASEWRLTVDLPAGTYQIKAALNGSWKENYGAGGAPNGGNITLNHPGGKLTFTYRQDTHLTTVSEHASQPSAVSVPGTLNTAMGCASNWDPACTQAQLTFDAALGVWRGTYTLAAGSYSFKAALNKSWDVNYGVGGAVNGPNIGLDHPGGTVVFSYNDSTHLVTAGWPVTQPASVNFPGTYQHPVGCAGDWDPACAATSATWDPRSQGWILRLASLPAGSYSFKVALNGSWDTNYGMNGALNGSNIGFDHAGGPVAFRYDHTTHLVTIVQ
- a CDS encoding AbrB family transcriptional regulator encodes the protein MFSPGVDVPAATSRGGSSERWPLAGPFGRHSVASAVLWLGLGGVAYALGEAASLVGLPAPHLLMALLVGAAAALTGAVKRQLPKPAATASQAGIGVLMGSYVSPAALQSVGATALPMMAVTVLTIALCLAAGALLARWGRTGLAEGALSLVPGGSAAVVAAADDLGADSRLVAFSQYFRVALVAFTAPVVATAMHPDTDGSTRAGGTPLWDDPHQILHLSQGAHQLPGLLMLGAVCILGVRAGKRFSMPAPALLGPMVMTALFVFTGTAQGFAPDGVLRGLLFVLVGLEVGLRFTWASVRSIGRLFPHVLLWTVAVCLACGGLAWAFSAALGLPLVDAYLATTPGGINAVLATAASMDANLPAISTVQSTRLLIVMLVTPPIISWLARKTSEVRKPARAAGSNRRLPVVTESAVS
- a CDS encoding GNAT family N-acetyltransferase — its product is MALLETLWPLFGLHLKTPRLVLRPLRDEDIPHYVDAAASGIYERVNGHIPFPTAWAESPELGPTAARWIWENRIKSRPESWTVMFGVWSSAGEFLGSQDVAAKNFAALRTVTTGSWLRRSDQGRGLGKEMRAAVLLWCFDSLGAEVAMTSTFEWNAPSIGVSRSLGYEPNGEARLETSLGVVEREVRFRLAQERFQRPPWELRVEGHEAAAAALGIPEERGGHPARLDGGDDDGDGGGPRMS